From Catharus ustulatus isolate bCatUst1 chromosome 6, bCatUst1.pri.v2, whole genome shotgun sequence, a single genomic window includes:
- the CTR9 gene encoding RNA polymerase-associated protein CTR9 homolog, whose product MSRGSIEIPLRDTDEVIELDFDQLPEGDEVISILKQEHTQLHIWIALALEYYKQGKTEDFVKLLEAARIDGNLDYRDHEKDQMTCLDTLAAYYVQQARKEKNKDNKKELITQATLLYTMADKIIMYDQNHLLGRACFCLLEGDKMDQADAQFHFVLNQSPNNIPALLGKACISFNKKDYRGALAYYKKALRTNPGCPAEVRLGMGHCFVKLNKLEKARLAFSRALELNSKCVGALVGLAVLELNNKEADSIKNGVQLLSRAYTIDPSNPMVLNHLANHFFFKKDYGKVQHLALHAFHNTEVEAMQAESCYQLARSFHVQEDYDQAFQYYYQATQFASSSFVLPFFGLGQMYIYRGDKENASQCFEKVLKAYPNNYETMKILGSLYAASEDQEKRDIAKGHLKKVTEQYPDDVEAWIELAQILEQTDIQGALSAYGTATRILQEKVQADVPPEILNNVGALHFRLGNLGEAKKYFLASLDRAKAEAEHDEHYYNAISVTTSYNLARLYEAMCEFHEAEKLYKNILREHPNYVDCYLRLGAMARDKGNFYEASDWFKEALQINQDHPDAWSLIGNLHLAKQEWGPGQKKFERILKQPSTQNDTYSMLALGNVWLQTLHQPTRDREKEKRHQDRALAIYKQVLRNDPKNLYAANGIGAVLAHKGYFREARDVFAQVREATADISDVWLNLAHIYVEQKQYISAVQMYENCLRKFYKHQNTEVLLYLARALFKCGKLQECKQTLLKARHVAPSDTVLMFNVALVLQRLATSVLKDEKSNLKEVLNAVKELELAHRYFSYLSKVGDKMRFDLALAATEARQCSDLLSQAQYHVARARKQDEEERELRAKQEQEKELLRQKLLKEQEEKRLREKEEQKKLLEQRAQYVEKTKNILMFTGEVEGSKEKKRGGGGGRRSKKGAGEFDEFVNDDSDEDLPISRKKKKRKGSGSEQDGEEEEGERKKKKRRRPQKAEEGSDDEEHENGPRPKKRRPPKAEKKKAPKPERLPPSMKGKIKSKAIISSSDDSSDEDKLKIADDGHARNSNSDSEDGEQQHSKRIVSDSDSDNRNKSGSEAGTPRRSSTRASEEESDSDRSPRKRQRSESEQSDNESVQSGRSRGSGGSGNESRPASRSAESDRDSERGSDHEGSARASGNESEPEASNDEGSEGGSDDSD is encoded by the exons ATGTCGCGGGGCTCCATCGAGATCCCTCTCCGGGACACCGACGAG GTTATCGAGCTTGACTTCGATCAGCTGCCTGAGGGTGATGAAGTTATAAGTATACTGAAACAGGAGCACACCCAGCTGCACATATGGATTGCCCTAGCG CTGGAGTACTACAAGCAAGGCAAAACAGAAGACTTTgtgaagctgctggaagctgccCGCATCGATGGCAACCTGGACTACAGAGACCACGAGAAAGATCAGATGACATGTCTGGACACTCTGGCAGCCTACTATGTCCAGCAGGCTCGGAAGGAGAAGAACAAGGACAACAAGAAGGAGCTCATCACCCAGGCCACCCTGCTGTACACTATGGCTGACAAAATCATCATGTACGATCAG AATCACTTGCTGGGAAGAGCCTGCTTTTGCCTACTTGAAGGTGATAAGATGGACCAAGCTGATGCACAGTTCCACTTCGTGCTCAACCAGTCTCCAAATAATATCCCTGCCCTTCTCG GTAAGGCATGCATCTCTTTCAACAAGAAGGATTATAGAGGAGCCCTTGCCTACTACAAGAAAGCACTGCGTACCAATCCAGGCTGCCCAG CCGAGGTTCGGTTGGGAATGGGCCACTGCTTCGTGAAACTGAACAAGCTGGAAAAAGCTCGCTTGGCCTtcagcagggctctggagcTGAATTCCAAGTGTGTTGGGGCCTTGGTTGGACTGGCTGTTCTGGAACTCAATAATAAGGAG GCTGATTCCATCAAGAACGGTGTTCAACTCCTCTCTAGGGCTTACACAATTGATCCCAGTAATCCAATGGTGTTGAATCACTTGGCTAATCACTTCTTCTTCAAGAAG gaCTATGGTAAAGTACAACACTTGGCTCTTCATGCTTTCCATAACACAGAAGTGGAAGCGATGCAGGCAGAGAGCTGTTACCAGCTGGCGAGGTCTTTTCACGTGCAG GAAGATTATGATCAAGCTTTCCAGTATTATTACCAGGCCACTCAGTTTGCCTCATCTTCTTTCGTACTTCCGTTTTTTGGATTGGGTCAAATGTACATTTATCGAGGGGACAAAGAGAATGCTTCACAATGCTTTGAAAAAGTCTTGAAAGCCTATCCTAACAATTATGAGACTATGAAAATCCTTGGATCTCTTTATGCAGCTTCAGAAGACCAGGAGAAACGGGATATTGCAAAG gGGCATTTAAAGAAAGTCACGGAACAATATCCTGATGATGTAGAGGCATGGATTGAGCTAGCCCAAATTCTAGAACAGACTGATATACAG GGTGCTCTGTCAGCCTATGGAACAGCCACACGCATTCTGCAGGAGAAAGTACAGGCTGATGTCCCTCCAGAGATCCTGAATAATGTGGGTGCCCTGCACTTCAGGCTGGGAAACCTGGGAGAAGCAAAG AAATACTTCTTGGCGTCGCTGGACCGTGCAAAAGCAGAGGCTGAGCATGATGAGCATTACTACAATGCCATCTCTGTGACAACATCCTACAACCTGGCCAGGCTCTACGAGGCCATGTGTGAATTTCACGAAGCGGAAAAGCtctataaaaacattttgagagAACATCCGAATTACGTTGATT GCTACTTGCGCTTGGGAGCTATGGCCAGGGATAAAGGGAATTTTTATGAGGCTTCTGATTGGTTTAAAGAAGCACTTCAAATAAATCAG GATCATCCAGATGCCTGGTCTCTGATTGGCAATCTTCATTTGGCTAAACAAGAGTGGGGTCCAGGACAGAAGAAATTTGAAAGAATATTGAAGCAACCCTCCACACAAAATGATACTTATTCCATGCTGGCTCTTGGCAACGTCTGGTTGCAGACTCTCCATCAACCCacaagagacagagaaaag GAGAAACGTCACCAAGACCGTGCATTAGCCATCTACAAGCAAGTCCTCAGAAATGACCCAAAGAATTTGTATGCTGCTAATGGCATAG GAGCTGTCTTGGCACATAAGGGATATTTCCGTGAAGCTCGTGATGTTTTTGCCCAAGTGAGAGAGGCCACAGCAGATATCAGCGATGTGTGGCTGAATTTGGCACATATCTACGTGGAGCAGAAACAGTACATCAGTGCTGTGCAGATG tatGAAAACTGCCTCAGAAAGTTCTATAAGCATCAAAACACTGAAGTGTTGTTATATTTGGCCCGGGCGCTGTTTAAATGTGGCAAATTACAGGAATGCAAACAAACTTTGTTAAAG gccaGGCATGTGGCTCCAAGTGATACAGTCCTTATGTTTAATGTGGCTTTAGTGCTGCAAAGACTTGCTACCTCTGtcctgaaagatgaaaaaagcaATCTGAAGGAAGTTCTTAATGctgtgaaggagctggagctcgCCCACAG GTACTTCAGTTACTTGAGTAAAGTAGGTGATAAGATGAGATTTGACTTGGCACTTGCTGCTACAGAAGCcag ACAATGCTCTGACTTACTGAGCCAGGCCCAATATCACGTGGCTCGGGCACGCAAGCAGGACgaggaggagagggagctgcgagccaagcaggagcaggagaaggagctgcttcGCCAGAAACTGCTTAAAGAACAG GAAGAGAAGCGcctgagagaaaaagaagagcagaagaaaCTTCTGGAACAAAGAGCTCAATATGTGGAGAAGACCAAGAATATTCTGATGTTCACTGGTGAAGTAGAAGgatcaaaggagaaaaaacgTGGTGGCGGTGGAGGCAGG CGTTCCAAGAAAGGAGCAGGGGAGTTTGATGAGTTTGTCAATGACGACAGCGATGAGGATCTGCCCATCTccagaaagaagaagaagaggaagggcAGTGGCAGTGAACAGGAtggggaagaagaggagggtgagagaaagaagaagaagaggaggag ACCCCAGAAGGCAGAAGAGGGGAGTGATGATGAAGAACACGAAAACGGCCCGCGGCCTAAAAAGCGACGTCCACCCAAAGCAGAGAAGAAGAAGGCT CCCAAACCAGAACGTCTGCCTCCTTCAATGAAAGGAAAGATCAAATCAAAAGCCATCATTTCATCAAGTGATGATTCCTCTGATGAGGACAAACTGAAAATTGCTGATGATGG GCACGCTAGAAATAGCAACAGCGATTCTGAGGacggggagcagcagcacagcaaacgCATCGTTTCCGACAGCGATTCCGATAATCGGAACAAGTCTGGCAGCGAGGCAGGCACTCCCCGCAGATCCAGCACCCGCGCATCCGAGGAGGAGTCTGACAGCGACAGGTCCCCGAGGAAGAGGCAGCGCTCGGAGTCGGAGCAGTCAGACAATGAGTCCGTGCAGTCAGGGAGGAGCCGCGGCTCCGGCGGCTCCGGGAACGAATCGCGGCCGGCTTCGCGCAGCGCCGAGTCCGACAGAGACTCCGAGAGAGGCTCTGACCACGAGGGCTCTGCCAGAGCTTCTGGCAATGAGTCTGAGCCAGAGGCATCCAATGATGAGGGCTCTGAAGGAGGCTCAGATGACAGCGATTAG